One stretch of Sphingomonas sp. HF-S4 DNA includes these proteins:
- a CDS encoding ABC transporter ATP-binding protein has product MVSLRLETVGVKLGRRIVVRDASAAFAPGTLTGVVGPNGAGKSTLARAMLALVPHSGRILLDEADIASLSRAALARRVAYLPQGQTLHWPLDVERLVGLGRLPHLGPMSRIGAEDAAAIERAMERADVLGLRDRIATELSGGERARVLLARALAVQAPALIADEPLASLDPGHQLDVMELLRDEARAGALVIAVLHDLTMAARYCDRLVLVDTGTIVADGTPAEVLTPANLRTVYGIDARVELGGDWPAITTLGRSRA; this is encoded by the coding sequence GTGGTGAGCCTGCGCCTAGAAACGGTCGGCGTGAAGCTCGGCCGCCGCATCGTCGTCCGCGACGCGAGCGCGGCCTTCGCGCCGGGCACGCTCACCGGCGTGGTCGGCCCCAACGGCGCGGGCAAGTCGACGCTCGCCCGCGCAATGCTGGCGCTGGTCCCGCACAGCGGCCGCATCCTCCTCGACGAAGCCGACATCGCCTCGCTCTCGCGCGCGGCGCTGGCTCGGCGGGTCGCGTATCTGCCGCAGGGCCAGACCTTGCACTGGCCGCTCGATGTCGAACGGCTGGTCGGGCTCGGCCGGCTGCCGCATCTCGGGCCGATGTCGCGGATCGGCGCCGAGGATGCCGCCGCGATCGAGCGCGCGATGGAACGCGCCGACGTGCTCGGCCTGCGCGATCGCATCGCCACCGAGCTTTCGGGGGGCGAGCGTGCCCGCGTGCTGCTCGCCCGCGCGCTCGCGGTGCAGGCGCCCGCGCTGATCGCCGACGAGCCGCTCGCCAGCCTCGATCCCGGCCACCAGCTCGACGTGATGGAACTGCTCCGCGACGAGGCCCGGGCCGGCGCGCTGGTCATCGCCGTCCTCCACGATTTGACGATGGCCGCACGCTATTGCGATCGGCTGGTGCTGGTCGATACAGGCACGATCGTCGCCGACGGCACCCCCGCGGAGGTGCTGACGCCCGCCAACCTCCGCACGGTCTACGGTATCGACGCTCGCGTCGAACTCGGCGGCGATTGGCCGGCGATCACCACCCTGGGGAGGAGCCGCGCGTGA
- a CDS encoding FecCD family ABC transporter permease, which produces MTASRSLLLTALLALTLAAAVASLLFGTVSLSLPRMIAAVTGHGDRIATTILLDLRLPRTILGLAVGAMLGLAGAALQGYLRNPLAEPAVLGTSNAASLGAVAALYFGLAELHVVVLPALAVACALLSLVLLFALAGRSESPLTLILAGIAVGTLAGAGISLSLNLSSNPFAAMEIMTWLLGSLENRSFSHLWIALPCIATGMVLLLWDGRALDALTLGEDGAQALGVDLRRTRLRLLLGTAIGVGGAVAVSGAIGFVGLIVPHLIRPLTDRSPSSILLPSAIGGAALLTLADLAVRLIATSNELKLGVVTAFLGVPVFLLHLMRERRLW; this is translated from the coding sequence ATGACCGCATCGCGCTCCCTGCTGCTCACCGCGCTGCTTGCCCTCACGCTCGCGGCGGCGGTCGCCTCGCTGCTGTTCGGCACGGTCAGCCTGTCGCTGCCGCGGATGATCGCTGCCGTCACTGGCCATGGCGACCGCATCGCCACGACGATCCTGCTCGACCTGCGGCTGCCGCGGACGATCCTCGGCCTCGCGGTCGGCGCGATGCTCGGGCTCGCCGGTGCCGCGCTGCAGGGCTATCTGCGCAACCCGCTTGCCGAACCCGCCGTCCTCGGCACGTCGAATGCGGCCTCGCTCGGCGCGGTCGCGGCACTCTATTTCGGACTCGCCGAGCTCCATGTCGTAGTGCTGCCCGCACTGGCGGTGGCCTGCGCGTTGCTGTCGCTGGTGCTGCTCTTCGCGCTCGCCGGGCGATCCGAAAGCCCGCTGACCCTGATCCTCGCGGGGATCGCAGTCGGTACGCTGGCGGGCGCCGGGATCAGCCTGTCGCTCAACCTGTCCTCCAATCCCTTCGCGGCAATGGAGATCATGACCTGGCTGCTCGGCAGCCTCGAGAACCGCTCCTTCTCGCACCTCTGGATTGCGCTGCCGTGCATCGCGACGGGCATGGTCCTGCTGCTCTGGGACGGCCGCGCGCTCGACGCGCTGACGCTGGGCGAGGACGGCGCGCAGGCGCTCGGGGTCGATCTGCGGCGCACGCGGTTGCGCCTGCTGCTCGGCACGGCGATCGGCGTCGGGGGTGCCGTGGCGGTGTCGGGTGCGATCGGGTTCGTCGGGCTGATCGTCCCGCATCTGATCCGCCCGCTCACCGATCGCAGCCCCTCGTCGATCCTGCTGCCTTCGGCGATCGGCGGCGCAGCGCTGCTCACCCTCGCCGATCTCGCGGTGCGGCTGATCGCGACGAGCAACGAGCTCAAGCTCGGTGTCGTCACTGCGTTTCTGGGCGTCCCCGTCTTCCTCCTCCATCTGATGCGGGAGCGCCGCCTGTGGTGA
- a CDS encoding ABC transporter substrate-binding protein, whose amino-acid sequence MVRNRYWLLALPLAALGGAALWANNAVPAAAPAKPKRIVSINLCADQLVLALADRDQIAGLTRNAADPEMSGEAAKARGLPILRNSAEQLLDMDPDLVIGMPARRSAALRALGDKDFAILDLETADTIEAIYTSIRQTAVAVGHPERGEALIARMQADLAKVGKPGGGRVAAYYQRRGFMTGTGTLIDALMQRVGLVNLAGKLGKPPLSQMSLEEMVAAQPDYLIVESATDTVRDQGTEMLHHPALAGIPRISIPQAWTVCGSPAYVQAAQGMAAQIATGR is encoded by the coding sequence ATGGTTCGAAATCGATACTGGCTGTTGGCGCTGCCGCTCGCCGCATTGGGCGGCGCGGCCTTGTGGGCGAACAACGCCGTTCCGGCGGCGGCACCCGCCAAGCCCAAGCGGATCGTGTCGATCAATTTGTGCGCCGACCAGCTCGTGCTTGCGCTTGCCGATCGCGACCAGATCGCCGGGCTGACGCGCAACGCCGCCGATCCCGAAATGTCGGGCGAGGCGGCCAAGGCACGCGGGCTGCCGATCCTGCGCAATTCGGCCGAGCAGCTTCTCGACATGGATCCCGACCTGGTGATCGGCATGCCCGCGCGGCGCAGCGCGGCGCTGCGTGCGCTGGGGGACAAGGATTTCGCGATCCTCGACCTGGAGACCGCCGACACGATCGAGGCAATCTATACCTCGATCCGCCAGACCGCCGTCGCGGTCGGCCATCCCGAGCGCGGCGAGGCGCTGATCGCGAGGATGCAGGCCGATCTCGCGAAGGTCGGCAAGCCCGGCGGCGGCAGGGTCGCGGCCTATTACCAGCGGCGCGGGTTCATGACCGGGACCGGCACGCTGATCGACGCGCTGATGCAGCGCGTCGGGCTGGTCAATTTGGCGGGCAAGCTCGGCAAGCCGCCGCTCTCGCAGATGAGCCTCGAGGAAATGGTCGCCGCGCAGCCCGATTACCTGATCGTCGAGAGCGCGACCGATACGGTCCGCGACCAGGGCACCGAAATGCTCCACCACCCCGCGCTGGCGGGGATTCCGCGGATCAGCATCCCGCAGGCTTGGACGGTGTGCGGGAGCCCGGCCTATGTACAGGCGGCGCAGGGGATGGCGGCCCAGATCGCCACGGGGCGGTAG
- the cobO gene encoding cob(I)yrinic acid a,c-diamide adenosyltransferase, which translates to MRSEAEHTARMKKVQAAQAKKLATKTIEKGLVIVHTGPGKGKTSAALGMVVRAIGHGMKVGVVQFVKGAMATGEKAVFDRFPEFVEFKPMGEGFTWDTQDRARDIAVAREAWDEVKRMIADPSYRMVVADELNIVLRYDYLPLDEVLEALAAKPELTHVIVTGRNAPQALIDAADLVTEMAQVKHPFREQNVKAQAGIEF; encoded by the coding sequence ATGCGCAGCGAGGCCGAACACACCGCCCGGATGAAGAAGGTCCAGGCGGCGCAGGCGAAGAAGCTCGCCACCAAGACGATCGAGAAGGGGCTGGTGATCGTCCACACCGGCCCCGGCAAGGGCAAGACTTCGGCCGCGCTCGGCATGGTCGTGCGCGCGATCGGCCACGGGATGAAGGTCGGCGTCGTCCAGTTCGTCAAGGGCGCGATGGCGACCGGCGAGAAGGCGGTGTTCGATCGCTTTCCCGAGTTCGTCGAGTTCAAGCCGATGGGCGAAGGCTTCACCTGGGATACCCAGGACCGCGCCCGCGACATCGCGGTCGCGCGCGAGGCCTGGGACGAGGTCAAGCGGATGATCGCCGATCCGAGCTACCGGATGGTGGTGGCCGACGAGCTCAACATCGTCCTGCGCTACGACTATCTGCCGCTCGACGAAGTGCTGGAGGCGCTCGCCGCCAAGCCCGAGCTGACCCACGTCATCGTCACCGGCCGCAACGCCCCCCAGGCGCTGATCGACGCCGCCGACCTCGTCACCGAAATGGCGCAGGTAAAGCACCCCTTCCGCGAGCAGAACGTCAAGGCACAGGCGGGGATCGAGTTTTGA
- a CDS encoding TonB-dependent receptor plug domain-containing protein, translated as MLKTFVSILAIAAATPALAQTDAGPQDEILVTASRSGEGVPLSALAASATVLDPAALELRQTRIVSDILRDVPGLSVSRIGGIGGQTQVRVRGSESNHVLVLIDGIEAADPYYGEYDFGTLIADPAARVEVLRGQQSSLYGSDAIGGVINYITLSGAEAPGISARAEGGSFGTYSGAARAAGTSGSFDYALSGSYYHTDGTPTARGGSRNIGSDSVGASAKLNWAPSANFKLTGVARYSHTDADTNNSESDPTSPLFGYTVDSPGVRFTNEAFYGLLRAELSALDGRWTNAVSGQIADTTRKGFTATGSDYGDKGQRYKGSFVSSLRLGTDTIVHRLTGALDWEREQFRNTAPSTGSPFDAFTGTRSTDNLGLVGQYELTVAGLSLGGSVRYDDNNRFDDTTTWRVQGSYRLPTGTRVRAAYGTGVKNPGYYELFGYSDGTYIGNPNLKPEKSEGWEAGLEQSFADGRATIGATYFDSRLTDEIYTSYPAPDFVATPANRTTRSKQHGVEAFASVRPIPQIRLDAAYTWLDAQENGVEEVRRPKHVASFNASVFSTDERFSTTLTVRYNGRTNDVAYIDPSFVPVTVSMQEFVLVNLAADYRITERVSLFGRVENLLNEEYEEVFSFATPGRGAYGGVRVRF; from the coding sequence ATGTTGAAGACCTTCGTTTCGATTCTCGCGATCGCCGCGGCCACGCCCGCGCTCGCCCAAACAGACGCCGGGCCGCAGGACGAGATCCTCGTCACGGCATCGCGCTCGGGCGAAGGCGTGCCGCTCAGCGCGCTCGCCGCCTCGGCCACCGTGCTCGACCCTGCCGCGCTCGAGCTGCGCCAGACGCGCATCGTTTCGGACATTCTGCGTGACGTCCCCGGGCTGTCGGTCAGCCGCATCGGCGGCATCGGCGGGCAGACCCAGGTTCGCGTCCGCGGCAGCGAGAGCAACCACGTCCTCGTCCTGATCGACGGCATCGAGGCTGCCGACCCCTATTATGGCGAATATGATTTCGGCACGCTGATCGCCGATCCCGCCGCGCGAGTCGAAGTGCTGCGCGGGCAGCAATCGTCGCTCTACGGATCCGACGCGATCGGCGGCGTGATCAACTACATCACCCTCTCGGGCGCCGAGGCACCGGGAATCAGCGCCCGCGCCGAGGGCGGATCGTTCGGCACCTATAGCGGCGCGGCGCGCGCTGCCGGCACCTCGGGCAGCTTCGACTATGCGCTGTCGGGCTCCTATTACCACACCGACGGCACCCCCACCGCGCGTGGCGGCAGCCGTAACATCGGATCGGACAGCGTGGGTGCCAGCGCCAAGCTCAATTGGGCGCCCTCCGCCAATTTCAAGCTGACCGGCGTCGCGCGCTACAGCCACACCGATGCCGACACCAACAACAGCGAGAGCGATCCGACGAGCCCGTTGTTCGGCTACACCGTCGACAGCCCCGGCGTGCGCTTCACCAACGAGGCATTCTATGGCCTGCTTCGCGCCGAACTGAGCGCGCTCGACGGCCGCTGGACCAACGCCGTCTCCGGCCAGATCGCCGACACCACCCGGAAGGGCTTCACTGCCACCGGATCGGACTATGGCGACAAGGGCCAGCGCTACAAGGGATCGTTCGTGTCGAGCCTGCGGCTGGGCACCGACACGATCGTCCACCGGCTGACCGGCGCCCTCGATTGGGAGCGCGAGCAGTTCCGCAACACTGCCCCCTCCACCGGCTCGCCGTTCGACGCGTTCACCGGCACGCGCAGCACCGACAATCTCGGGCTGGTCGGCCAGTATGAGCTGACGGTCGCGGGGCTCTCGCTCGGCGGCTCGGTGCGCTACGACGACAACAACCGCTTCGACGACACCACCACCTGGCGCGTCCAGGGCAGCTATCGCCTGCCCACCGGCACGCGGGTGCGCGCCGCCTACGGCACCGGCGTCAAGAATCCGGGCTATTACGAGCTGTTCGGCTATTCGGACGGGACCTATATCGGCAACCCGAACCTCAAGCCGGAAAAGTCGGAGGGCTGGGAAGCCGGGCTCGAGCAGAGCTTCGCCGATGGCCGCGCGACGATCGGCGCGACCTACTTCGATTCCAGGCTGACCGACGAGATCTACACCAGCTATCCCGCGCCCGATTTCGTCGCGACCCCGGCCAACCGCACCACCAGGTCGAAGCAGCACGGCGTCGAAGCCTTTGCCAGCGTCCGGCCGATCCCGCAGATCCGGCTCGACGCGGCCTATACCTGGCTCGACGCGCAGGAGAACGGCGTCGAGGAAGTGCGCCGCCCCAAGCATGTCGCCAGCTTCAACGCGAGCGTGTTCAGCACCGACGAGCGCTTCTCGACCACGCTCACCGTCCGCTACAACGGCCGCACCAACGACGTCGCCTATATCGATCCCAGCTTCGTGCCCGTGACCGTGTCGATGCAGGAATTCGTGCTGGTCAATCTCGCCGCGGACTACCGCATCACCGAGCGCGTCTCGCTGTTCGGCCGCGTCGAGAACCTCTTGAACGAGGAGTATGAGGAAGTGTTCAGCTTCGCGACGCCGGGCCGCGGGGCCTATGGCGGCGTGCGCGTGCGCTTCTGA